From one Lineus longissimus chromosome 3, tnLinLong1.2, whole genome shotgun sequence genomic stretch:
- the LOC135484554 gene encoding uncharacterized protein LOC135484554 isoform X1: protein MDKVEEYSQFVSPKKDHPHRLVRVTPPLCHVVSYATGGITALYKKLQDHSYTSDQHEPGDFTDDQGAFLPRPDMPLIAFRYQYVDTIGEGQSCMFIKARDTFQDDALIAIKVLHTTYMQLGAQEMDCIRRINLADPYGTSSTLRLHNVFMFDNHYCMVFDLLHPRPLTDYFKEVTERKALRSIRLVAFKLLQVLGFLKKQNVIHADLKPENVLLEEEGDMLSLKVVDFGNAIHCVHDEVSLYYDDFELQTLLYRAPEVMFGTQFSTEIDMWSLGCILAELYMKRAIFFGRNKKEILQQTVQVLGPFPCNLFQMGKFYTQNKQFTGSSPQKDATYALMTRMNVTHDYHFANFISGMLKFDTKERMTPAQAARHPFLASVCGFRHLTEDMTDNYDPITLNRNTYKSSPAIAHEVVQKHLSSKALLKEGTKTHLISRKRGDDSSMKQVAEVVPVKRTCKGGKSRYEAVASSSGLGYDELDGIPGITVQRTLTDIMNMIHDEEDQIEEKMELSHSAGQRDSSPFRHQWKVPVRILENKCQKSPEVAPFGDRLMVMRMQRLQQQSNKRSRTSQSRDTKGDAFSIGGSSDWTEGSVVDSTASSRLGFSDSGRHTRDHRERFSHENRNNCKRRQSFNDVQVNTGAPERDSESQEVIEIKTEPVDPAETKENVVKDDDYRLPTLLLSPSARPLRPPKKSMFSESPSHAGESDLAQSRGRSYQLDTHKQRILSRQNMLDSDRTSSSYHGAQSLDTGKSSGWTDRSEKDFDQRRTLNKFFENDKGAFKRTKNSSLDRQCENSSSVENKDILIPKKGVLDKLVSNLKKSQTVGRNSDEFQLESGGLSYSCPSQGSRHGRGSVHDRRTESRKDDKNFSHGRKEVVLQTASGIRFRESSLDRDQRQLESQEKHRSRHKSVTEVDQRILPPSDIPSERTSLGPELAQSPTEKKEWYDFIAAPEDKRKHLFSKQTSDRISKHSHDRSPRLNLLSPVNFDNRHGDISSKGKKRTREQVEDDPNSRTNKITKTARRQLMTVLDTPGSPRRKEIEMRYSDIPDHVRVRGKQQSLCMSSGESRISCSSVSPSMRKHYAKTKKEAIFQESKSEGVERVGNTSANRRSNQPTVSLSQTPPRSSKRSRDQFDNCQQSSQHNRQRVIQSNHRGSVPQILSPLTGDGYKFDSDSEIEEESTYDRSSPARTSKLPSHRDGSQDCSPGRYQDTHHDSDDNHSNAGSNVSKAFRVSPKQVTRPTSRCASPVEEWHSPRHFSQPATKKTTPVYSTGKRRPVTSTATADRAQNSNRQSRAHPVPAASKHSSGSFLDSPVTSDEEGTFNGGKKPMVDTSIRGKPVKPGATSLVSDTVLGPEDEGGHRVTPSLKQSCLRLQQQQRIVQKKPLPQTSNKSHDPSQIRHKAPDINRNYKNPVSRDSSAESLGRTPFTNGGVAQRNSKGKTENPNDINHNYRKPFSRDPSAESQGRKLIVNAGQRNSNNRKESPVASTSTDRNQSQNNGRSRPTVSGNSRDRLLSDSSPSPSPGRTRAESKAGEQEENEDAVSATGRPQRKCRAKKKVTFDASDDSIGSLEDSFDPSYDGGDNETEDDITPPAKKASALPTLQKRATRKRTPVKSKNAPNGMLRDTRASDVPYYSSRVNYNEQEEEEEEDYNPYGYAGKPKNLIERNDYRSGQGSFEADGCVLLNL, encoded by the exons ATGGATAAAGTGGAAGAATATAGTCAATTTGTATCTCCAAAAAA agatCACCCTCATCGCCTGGTACGAGTGACACCTCCACTTTGTCATGTTGTATCTTATGCCACTGGTGGTATAACTGCTCTCTATAAGAAACTTCAGGACCATAGCTACACGTCTGATCAGCATG aaccTGGTGATTTCACGGACGACcagggtgcgttccttccaagACCTGACATGCCCCTTATTGCCTTCCGTTATCAATATGTGGACACGATCGGGGAAGGACAGTCATGCATGTTCATCAAGGCAAGGGACACATTCCAAGATGATGCGTTGATTGCCATCAAAGTGCTGCACACGACCTACATGCAGCTTGGTGCTCAGGAAATGGATTGTATTCGGCGCATCAATCTCGCTGATCCGTACGGGACATCCTCCACTCTCAGATTACAT AATGTGTTTATGTTTGACAATCATTACTGTATGGTATTCGATCTCCTCCATCCACGACCGCTCACTGATTACTTCAAGGAAGTCACTGAGAGAAAG GCCCTACGCTCCATCCGACTGGTCGCCTTCAAGCTCTTACAAGTGCTCGGCTTCCTCAAGAAGCAGAATGTCATCCACGCTGATCTTAAGCCTGAGAATGTTCTGTTGGAGGAAG aggGGGATATGCTGTCGTTGAAGGTTGTGGACTTTGGCAATGCCATCCATTGTGTTCACGATGAAGTCTCTCTTTACTATGATGACTTTGAGCTTCAGACGCTGCTCTACAGAGCTCCAGAG GTCATGTTTGGTACACAGTTCTCCACAGAGATTGACATGTGGTCCCTTGGTTGTATCCTTGCCGAACTCTACATGAAGCGAGCTATTTTCTTTGGCAGGAACAAGAAAGAAATTCTCCAGCAG ACTGTCCAAGTGCTTGGTCCATTCCCTTGCAATCTCTTCCAAATGGGCAAGTTCTATACTCAAAACAAACAGTTCACAGGGAGTTCGCCACAAAAGGATG CTACGTATGCCTTGATGACGCGGATGAACGTCACCCATGACTACCACTTTGCAAACTTCATCTCTGGGATGctcaagtttgacacaa AGGAAAGAATGACACCAGCCCAAGCAGCCAGACATCCCTTTCTCGCCTCGGTGTGTGGATTCCGCCACCTGACTGAGGACATGACGGATAACTACGACCCCATCACGCTCAATCGAAACACGTATAAATCTTCGCCAGCCATTGCCCACGAAGTCGTCCAAAAACATTTGTCTTCGAAAGCATTACTTAAAGAGGGCACAAAAACTCACCTCATTTCAAGGAAACGAGGTGATGACTCATCTATGAAACAAGTAGCTGAGGTTGTTCCGGTGAAACGGACTTGTAAAGGTGGAAAAAGTCGCTATGAAGCTGTCGCATCTAGCTCAGGATTAGGTTACGATGAATTAGATGGAATTCCTGGCATCACGGTTCAGCGCACATTGACGGATATCATGAATATGATACATGATGAAGAGGATCAAATTGAGGAGAAAATGGAGTTATCGCACTCTGCTGGTCAGAGGGATTCATCGCCATTCAGACACCAGTGGAAAGTGCCTGTGCGTATTCTGGAGAACAAATGTCAGAAAAGCCCAGAAGTGGCGCCGTTTGGTGATAGGTTAATGGTGATGCGTATGCAGAGGCTACAACAACAGTCTAATAAGAGATCTCGGACGAGTCAATCACGGGATACCAAAGGCGATGCTTTCAGTATAGGTGGAAGTTCTGATTGGACAGAAGGGAGTGTTGTCGATTCTACAGCCAGCAGTCGGTTGGGGTTTTCCGACTCTGGTCGTCACACGCGCGATCATCGGGAAAGATTTTCCCATGAAAATAGGAATAATTGCAAACGTCGCCAAAGCTTCAATGACGTGCAGGTGAATACTGGTGCTCCAGAAAGAGACTCTGAGTCACAGGAAGTAATTGAGATTAAAACTGAACCGGTGGATCCAGCAGAAACAAAGGAAAATGTGGTAAAGGACGACGACTATCGCCTGCCGACTTTATTATTGTCCCCGTCTGCCCGACCATTGCGACCTCCGAAGAAAAGCATGTTTAGTGAGTCTCCTAGTCATGCTGGCGAGTCTGATTTAGCACAGTCTCGTGGTAGAAGTTATCAGTTAGATACTCACAAGCAAAGGATACTTTCCAGACAAAATATGTTAGACAGTGATAGGACTAGTTCCAGTTATCATGGTGCTCAAAGTTTGGATACTGGTAAAAGTTCTGGGTGGACTGACAGGAGTGAAAAGGATTTTGATCAAAGAAGGACTTTGaataaattttttgaaaatgataaagGTGCTTTCAAGAGAACTAAAAACAGCTCTCTTGATCGTCAGTGTGAAAATTCCTCCTCGGTTGAAAACAAAGACATCCTAATTCCTAAGAAAGGTGTGCTGGATAAGTTAGTTTCTAATTTGAAGAAGTCGCAGACGGTTGGTCGGAACTCTGATGAATTTCAATTGGAAAGTGGTGGTCTGTCATACTCTTGTCCGTCTCAGGGAAGTCGTCACGGCCGAGGATCGGTACATGACCGGAGAACTGAATCAAGAAAGGATGACAAAAACTTTTCTCATGGCAGGAAAGAAGTAGTTTTACAAACTGCTTCAGGTATAAGGTTTCGTGAAAGTAGTTTAGATCGTGACCAAAGACAGCTTGAATCTCAGGAGAAGCATCGGTCGCGTCATAAATCAGTGACCGAGGTTGACCAGAGGATACTGCCTCCTAGTGACATTCCTTCTGAACGCACGAGCCTTGGACCTGAATTGGCCCAAAGCCCAACAGAAAAGAAAGAGTGGTATGATTTCATTGCTGCTCCTGAAGACAAGAGAAAACATCTGTTCTCAAAGCAGACATCTGACAGGATATCAAAACACTCGCATGACAGATCGCCTCGTTTGAATCTGCTGAGTCCTGTCAATTTTGATAATCGCCATGgtgacatatcatcaaaaggaaagaaaagaaCGCGTGAACAAGTGGAAGATGATCCCAATAGTCGCACTaacaaaatcacaaaaactgCTCGGAGGCAGTTGATGACAGTTTTAGATACGCCTGGGTCTCCACGACGGAAAGAAATTGAAATGCGCTATTCTGATATTCCCGATCATGTCAGAGTACGAGGAAAACAGCAATCATTGTGTATGTCGTCTGGCGAATCGCGAATCAGTTGCTCATCAGTTTCACCTTCGATGAGGAAACACTACGCCAAGACTAAAAAGGAAGCCATCTTTCAGGAGTCAAAATCAGAAGGCGTTGAAAGAGTAGGCAATACTTCGGCTAATCGCAGATCAAATCAACCAACAGTTTCATTATCGCAAACACCTCCAAGATCTTCAAAAAGATCTCGGGATCAGTTTGATAACTGCCAACAATCATCACAGCATAATAGGCAGAGAGTTATTCAAAGTAACCATCGAGGAAGTGTCCCTCAGATATTATCTCCACTGACAGGAGATGGGTATAAGTTCGACTCTGATTCAGAAATAGAGGAAGAGAGTACATATGACAGAAGCTCCCCTGCAAGGACTAGCAAGTTACCTTCTCACAGAGATGGTTCACAAGACTGTAGTCCTGGGAGGTATCAAGATACACATCACGACTCAGATGATAATCATTCAAACGCTGGTTCTAATGTGTCTAAAGCATTTCGAGTTTCACCGAAGCAAGTGACGCGGCCAACATCAAGGTGTGCGTCACCTGTCGAGGAGTGGCATTCACCAAGACACTTCTCTCAACCAGCTACTAAAAAGACTACCCCTGTTTACAGTACTGGCAAAAGACGGCCAGTAACTTCAACTGCAACTGCTGACAGAGCTCAGAATTCAAATCGGCAGTCCAGGGCACACCCTGTACCTGCTGCTAGTAAACATTCTTCAGGGTCTTTCCTTGACAGTCCTGTAACCTCTGATGAAGAAGGCACTTTTAACGGAGGAAAGAAGCCTATGGTTGACACATCCATTCGAGGAAAACCAGTAAAGCCAGGTGCAACTAGTTTAGTGAGTGATACGGTGTTGGGGCCCGAGGATGAGGGAGGACACCGGGTTACACCCAGCTTAAAACAGAGTTGTTTACGTCTTCAACAACAGCAGCGTATTGTCCAAAAAAAACCTCTGCCACAGACATCAAATAAATCTCATGATCCGTCACAAATTCGACATAAAGCACCAGACATTAATCGGAATTACAAGAATCCAGTGTCACGGGATTCGTCTGCAGAGAGTCTAGGACGAACGCCTTTCACAAATGGTGGAGTAGCTCAGAGAAATTCAAAAGGCAAAACTGAAAATCCAAATGACATCAATCACAATTACAGAAAGCCATTTTCACGGGACCCGTCTGCAGAAAGTCAGGGACGCAAGTTGATCGTGAATGCTGGTCAAAGGAACTCAAATAATCGAAAGGAAAGTCCTGTTGCTAGCACAAGTACTGATAGAAACCAGAGTCAGAATAACGGCCGATCGCGACCGACTGTGAGTGGAAACTCCCGGGATAGGCTCCTCTCTGACTCCTCTCCTAGTCCCTCCCCAGGAAGGACGAGAGCAGAGAGTAAGGCTGGTGAGCAGGAGGAGAATGAGGATGCCGTGTCTGCCACCGGAAGACCACAGCGCAAGTGTCGTGCAAAGAAAAAGGTGACATTTGATGCGTCTGATGACAGCATTGGAAGTCTTGAGGATTCGTTTGATCCTAGCTATGATGGAGGGGATAATGAAACTGAAGATGACATCACACCTCCAGCTAAAAAG GCTTCAGCCTTGCCTACTTTGCAGAAACGAGCCACAAGAAAACGTACCCCTGTGAAATCCAAGAATGCTCCGAATGGAATGCTTCGAGACACGAGGGCCAGTGATGTGCCGTACTACTCAAGCCGCGTGAACTACAATGAacaggaagaagaggaggaggaggactaTAATCCCTATGGTTATGCTGGCAAGCCCAAG AATCTAATAGAAAGAAATGATTACAGGTCTGGCCAGGGGTCTTTTGAAGCTGAT GGCTGTGTCCTCCTTAATTTGTAG
- the LOC135484554 gene encoding uncharacterized protein LOC135484554 isoform X2 yields the protein MDKVEEYSQFVSPKKDHPHRLVRVTPPLCHVVSYATGGITALYKKLQDHSYTSDQHEPGDFTDDQGAFLPRPDMPLIAFRYQYVDTIGEGQSCMFIKARDTFQDDALIAIKVLHTTYMQLGAQEMDCIRRINLADPYGTSSTLRLHNVFMFDNHYCMVFDLLHPRPLTDYFKEVTERKALRSIRLVAFKLLQVLGFLKKQNVIHADLKPENVLLEEEGDMLSLKVVDFGNAIHCVHDEVSLYYDDFELQTLLYRAPEVMFGTQFSTEIDMWSLGCILAELYMKRAIFFGRNKKEILQQTVQVLGPFPCNLFQMGKFYTQNKQFTGSSPQKDATYALMTRMNVTHDYHFANFISGMLKFDTKERMTPAQAARHPFLASVCGFRHLTEDMTDNYDPITLNRNTYKSSPAIAHEVVQKHLSSKALLKEGTKTHLISRKRGDDSSMKQVAEVVPVKRTCKGGKSRYEAVASSSGLGYDELDGIPGITVQRTLTDIMNMIHDEEDQIEEKMELSHSAGQRDSSPFRHQWKVPVRILENKCQKSPEVAPFGDRLMVMRMQRLQQQSNKRSRTSQSRDTKGDAFSIGGSSDWTEGSVVDSTASSRLGFSDSGRHTRDHRERFSHENRNNCKRRQSFNDVQVNTGAPERDSESQEVIEIKTEPVDPAETKENVVKDDDYRLPTLLLSPSARPLRPPKKSMFSESPSHAGESDLAQSRGRSYQLDTHKQRILSRQNMLDSDRTSSSYHGAQSLDTGKSSGWTDRSEKDFDQRRTLNKFFENDKGAFKRTKNSSLDRQCENSSSVENKDILIPKKGVLDKLVSNLKKSQTVGRNSDEFQLESGGLSYSCPSQGSRHGRGSVHDRRTESRKDDKNFSHGRKEVVLQTASGIRFRESSLDRDQRQLESQEKHRSRHKSVTEVDQRILPPSDIPSERTSLGPELAQSPTEKKEWYDFIAAPEDKRKHLFSKQTSDRISKHSHDRSPRLNLLSPVNFDNRHGDISSKGKKRTREQVEDDPNSRTNKITKTARRQLMTVLDTPGSPRRKEIEMRYSDIPDHVRVRGKQQSLCMSSGESRISCSSVSPSMRKHYAKTKKEAIFQESKSEGVERVGNTSANRRSNQPTVSLSQTPPRSSKRSRDQFDNCQQSSQHNRQRVIQSNHRGSVPQILSPLTGDGYKFDSDSEIEEESTYDRSSPARTSKLPSHRDGSQDCSPGRYQDTHHDSDDNHSNAGSNVSKAFRVSPKQVTRPTSRCASPVEEWHSPRHFSQPATKKTTPVYSTGKRRPVTSTATADRAQNSNRQSRAHPVPAASKHSSGSFLDSPVTSDEEGTFNGGKKPMVDTSIRGKPVKPGATSLVSDTVLGPEDEGGHRVTPSLKQSCLRLQQQQRIVQKKPLPQTSNKSHDPSQIRHKAPDINRNYKNPVSRDSSAESLGRTPFTNGGVAQRNSKGKTENPNDINHNYRKPFSRDPSAESQGRKLIVNAGQRNSNNRKESPVASTSTDRNQSQNNGRSRPTVSGNSRDRLLSDSSPSPSPGRTRAESKAGEQEENEDAVSATGRPQRKCRAKKKVTFDASDDSIGSLEDSFDPSYDGGDNETEDDITPPAKKKRATRKRTPVKSKNAPNGMLRDTRASDVPYYSSRVNYNEQEEEEEEDYNPYGYAGKPKNLIERNDYRSGQGSFEADGCVLLNL from the exons ATGGATAAAGTGGAAGAATATAGTCAATTTGTATCTCCAAAAAA agatCACCCTCATCGCCTGGTACGAGTGACACCTCCACTTTGTCATGTTGTATCTTATGCCACTGGTGGTATAACTGCTCTCTATAAGAAACTTCAGGACCATAGCTACACGTCTGATCAGCATG aaccTGGTGATTTCACGGACGACcagggtgcgttccttccaagACCTGACATGCCCCTTATTGCCTTCCGTTATCAATATGTGGACACGATCGGGGAAGGACAGTCATGCATGTTCATCAAGGCAAGGGACACATTCCAAGATGATGCGTTGATTGCCATCAAAGTGCTGCACACGACCTACATGCAGCTTGGTGCTCAGGAAATGGATTGTATTCGGCGCATCAATCTCGCTGATCCGTACGGGACATCCTCCACTCTCAGATTACAT AATGTGTTTATGTTTGACAATCATTACTGTATGGTATTCGATCTCCTCCATCCACGACCGCTCACTGATTACTTCAAGGAAGTCACTGAGAGAAAG GCCCTACGCTCCATCCGACTGGTCGCCTTCAAGCTCTTACAAGTGCTCGGCTTCCTCAAGAAGCAGAATGTCATCCACGCTGATCTTAAGCCTGAGAATGTTCTGTTGGAGGAAG aggGGGATATGCTGTCGTTGAAGGTTGTGGACTTTGGCAATGCCATCCATTGTGTTCACGATGAAGTCTCTCTTTACTATGATGACTTTGAGCTTCAGACGCTGCTCTACAGAGCTCCAGAG GTCATGTTTGGTACACAGTTCTCCACAGAGATTGACATGTGGTCCCTTGGTTGTATCCTTGCCGAACTCTACATGAAGCGAGCTATTTTCTTTGGCAGGAACAAGAAAGAAATTCTCCAGCAG ACTGTCCAAGTGCTTGGTCCATTCCCTTGCAATCTCTTCCAAATGGGCAAGTTCTATACTCAAAACAAACAGTTCACAGGGAGTTCGCCACAAAAGGATG CTACGTATGCCTTGATGACGCGGATGAACGTCACCCATGACTACCACTTTGCAAACTTCATCTCTGGGATGctcaagtttgacacaa AGGAAAGAATGACACCAGCCCAAGCAGCCAGACATCCCTTTCTCGCCTCGGTGTGTGGATTCCGCCACCTGACTGAGGACATGACGGATAACTACGACCCCATCACGCTCAATCGAAACACGTATAAATCTTCGCCAGCCATTGCCCACGAAGTCGTCCAAAAACATTTGTCTTCGAAAGCATTACTTAAAGAGGGCACAAAAACTCACCTCATTTCAAGGAAACGAGGTGATGACTCATCTATGAAACAAGTAGCTGAGGTTGTTCCGGTGAAACGGACTTGTAAAGGTGGAAAAAGTCGCTATGAAGCTGTCGCATCTAGCTCAGGATTAGGTTACGATGAATTAGATGGAATTCCTGGCATCACGGTTCAGCGCACATTGACGGATATCATGAATATGATACATGATGAAGAGGATCAAATTGAGGAGAAAATGGAGTTATCGCACTCTGCTGGTCAGAGGGATTCATCGCCATTCAGACACCAGTGGAAAGTGCCTGTGCGTATTCTGGAGAACAAATGTCAGAAAAGCCCAGAAGTGGCGCCGTTTGGTGATAGGTTAATGGTGATGCGTATGCAGAGGCTACAACAACAGTCTAATAAGAGATCTCGGACGAGTCAATCACGGGATACCAAAGGCGATGCTTTCAGTATAGGTGGAAGTTCTGATTGGACAGAAGGGAGTGTTGTCGATTCTACAGCCAGCAGTCGGTTGGGGTTTTCCGACTCTGGTCGTCACACGCGCGATCATCGGGAAAGATTTTCCCATGAAAATAGGAATAATTGCAAACGTCGCCAAAGCTTCAATGACGTGCAGGTGAATACTGGTGCTCCAGAAAGAGACTCTGAGTCACAGGAAGTAATTGAGATTAAAACTGAACCGGTGGATCCAGCAGAAACAAAGGAAAATGTGGTAAAGGACGACGACTATCGCCTGCCGACTTTATTATTGTCCCCGTCTGCCCGACCATTGCGACCTCCGAAGAAAAGCATGTTTAGTGAGTCTCCTAGTCATGCTGGCGAGTCTGATTTAGCACAGTCTCGTGGTAGAAGTTATCAGTTAGATACTCACAAGCAAAGGATACTTTCCAGACAAAATATGTTAGACAGTGATAGGACTAGTTCCAGTTATCATGGTGCTCAAAGTTTGGATACTGGTAAAAGTTCTGGGTGGACTGACAGGAGTGAAAAGGATTTTGATCAAAGAAGGACTTTGaataaattttttgaaaatgataaagGTGCTTTCAAGAGAACTAAAAACAGCTCTCTTGATCGTCAGTGTGAAAATTCCTCCTCGGTTGAAAACAAAGACATCCTAATTCCTAAGAAAGGTGTGCTGGATAAGTTAGTTTCTAATTTGAAGAAGTCGCAGACGGTTGGTCGGAACTCTGATGAATTTCAATTGGAAAGTGGTGGTCTGTCATACTCTTGTCCGTCTCAGGGAAGTCGTCACGGCCGAGGATCGGTACATGACCGGAGAACTGAATCAAGAAAGGATGACAAAAACTTTTCTCATGGCAGGAAAGAAGTAGTTTTACAAACTGCTTCAGGTATAAGGTTTCGTGAAAGTAGTTTAGATCGTGACCAAAGACAGCTTGAATCTCAGGAGAAGCATCGGTCGCGTCATAAATCAGTGACCGAGGTTGACCAGAGGATACTGCCTCCTAGTGACATTCCTTCTGAACGCACGAGCCTTGGACCTGAATTGGCCCAAAGCCCAACAGAAAAGAAAGAGTGGTATGATTTCATTGCTGCTCCTGAAGACAAGAGAAAACATCTGTTCTCAAAGCAGACATCTGACAGGATATCAAAACACTCGCATGACAGATCGCCTCGTTTGAATCTGCTGAGTCCTGTCAATTTTGATAATCGCCATGgtgacatatcatcaaaaggaaagaaaagaaCGCGTGAACAAGTGGAAGATGATCCCAATAGTCGCACTaacaaaatcacaaaaactgCTCGGAGGCAGTTGATGACAGTTTTAGATACGCCTGGGTCTCCACGACGGAAAGAAATTGAAATGCGCTATTCTGATATTCCCGATCATGTCAGAGTACGAGGAAAACAGCAATCATTGTGTATGTCGTCTGGCGAATCGCGAATCAGTTGCTCATCAGTTTCACCTTCGATGAGGAAACACTACGCCAAGACTAAAAAGGAAGCCATCTTTCAGGAGTCAAAATCAGAAGGCGTTGAAAGAGTAGGCAATACTTCGGCTAATCGCAGATCAAATCAACCAACAGTTTCATTATCGCAAACACCTCCAAGATCTTCAAAAAGATCTCGGGATCAGTTTGATAACTGCCAACAATCATCACAGCATAATAGGCAGAGAGTTATTCAAAGTAACCATCGAGGAAGTGTCCCTCAGATATTATCTCCACTGACAGGAGATGGGTATAAGTTCGACTCTGATTCAGAAATAGAGGAAGAGAGTACATATGACAGAAGCTCCCCTGCAAGGACTAGCAAGTTACCTTCTCACAGAGATGGTTCACAAGACTGTAGTCCTGGGAGGTATCAAGATACACATCACGACTCAGATGATAATCATTCAAACGCTGGTTCTAATGTGTCTAAAGCATTTCGAGTTTCACCGAAGCAAGTGACGCGGCCAACATCAAGGTGTGCGTCACCTGTCGAGGAGTGGCATTCACCAAGACACTTCTCTCAACCAGCTACTAAAAAGACTACCCCTGTTTACAGTACTGGCAAAAGACGGCCAGTAACTTCAACTGCAACTGCTGACAGAGCTCAGAATTCAAATCGGCAGTCCAGGGCACACCCTGTACCTGCTGCTAGTAAACATTCTTCAGGGTCTTTCCTTGACAGTCCTGTAACCTCTGATGAAGAAGGCACTTTTAACGGAGGAAAGAAGCCTATGGTTGACACATCCATTCGAGGAAAACCAGTAAAGCCAGGTGCAACTAGTTTAGTGAGTGATACGGTGTTGGGGCCCGAGGATGAGGGAGGACACCGGGTTACACCCAGCTTAAAACAGAGTTGTTTACGTCTTCAACAACAGCAGCGTATTGTCCAAAAAAAACCTCTGCCACAGACATCAAATAAATCTCATGATCCGTCACAAATTCGACATAAAGCACCAGACATTAATCGGAATTACAAGAATCCAGTGTCACGGGATTCGTCTGCAGAGAGTCTAGGACGAACGCCTTTCACAAATGGTGGAGTAGCTCAGAGAAATTCAAAAGGCAAAACTGAAAATCCAAATGACATCAATCACAATTACAGAAAGCCATTTTCACGGGACCCGTCTGCAGAAAGTCAGGGACGCAAGTTGATCGTGAATGCTGGTCAAAGGAACTCAAATAATCGAAAGGAAAGTCCTGTTGCTAGCACAAGTACTGATAGAAACCAGAGTCAGAATAACGGCCGATCGCGACCGACTGTGAGTGGAAACTCCCGGGATAGGCTCCTCTCTGACTCCTCTCCTAGTCCCTCCCCAGGAAGGACGAGAGCAGAGAGTAAGGCTGGTGAGCAGGAGGAGAATGAGGATGCCGTGTCTGCCACCGGAAGACCACAGCGCAAGTGTCGTGCAAAGAAAAAGGTGACATTTGATGCGTCTGATGACAGCATTGGAAGTCTTGAGGATTCGTTTGATCCTAGCTATGATGGAGGGGATAATGAAACTGAAGATGACATCACACCTCCAGCTAAAAAG AAACGAGCCACAAGAAAACGTACCCCTGTGAAATCCAAGAATGCTCCGAATGGAATGCTTCGAGACACGAGGGCCAGTGATGTGCCGTACTACTCAAGCCGCGTGAACTACAATGAacaggaagaagaggaggaggaggactaTAATCCCTATGGTTATGCTGGCAAGCCCAAG AATCTAATAGAAAGAAATGATTACAGGTCTGGCCAGGGGTCTTTTGAAGCTGAT GGCTGTGTCCTCCTTAATTTGTAG